The Candidatus Woesearchaeota archaeon sequence CTTATCGACAACTTTATTAAGGTCTACATCATATGTTCTCTTGTTCATTTGGGGTTCTCCAACCACCCCCTATTGTTTTACATTAGGGGGTGAGAACCCTATAAATTTTTCTAAGAATCTGTTAACTTGCAACTAAGCCATAAATTACAAAAATTTTTAAATAAATAAATCAGAAATCCGTCATGCAATATTTAATGAAAAACAAGATATTTCTTGCAGTTATTCTTGCAGCAATAATATCACAGCTCATCAAGATAGTCCTCAATTCTGTAAAATATAAGAAAAGCATCTCTTTAGCGGATTTAATCGTGACAGGAGGCATGCCCTCAACCCACTCCGCTTTGGTAAGCTCCTTATTTGCAATAATGCTTTTAGAAACAGGCTTAAGCCCCCTGACTGTCGTCTCAATAGTTTTGTTTATTGTAGTCATAACTGATTCTATGGGGGTAAGAAGAACTGCCGGGGAGGAAGCAGAAGCCCTTAATAAGATAATCAAAACAGAAAAACTCAAAATGCAGCTGCTTAGTTATTCCGCAGGCCACAAGCCGATACAGGTGCTGGCAGGAATAGCTATTGGATTTTTTTTTGCTGTCCTGATTTACTTGGCATGAACATAAGTGAGCCAATTTTCGTATTTTTTATTCTTCCCATGGGCAATCTCTAAAAACAATTCCTTTAGTTTTGTAGTTATCTGCCCGGGGCATTGTCTACCGATATCTTTGTCATCCAGGGAGCATATTGCCGTGACTTCAGCTGCCGTTCCCGTAAAAAAAGCTTCGTCCGCATTATATATATCTTCCAGGGCAATGTCCTTTTCCTCAACACCTAATCCTATATCCTTTGCTATCTGTATGATGCTTTTTCTTGTTATGCCTTCCAGTATATTTCCCAGTTTGGGCGTTATTAGCTTTCCATCATTGACAATAAATAGGTTTTCACCGGGTCCCTCTGCAACATTTCCCTTATAATCCAAAAGCAGTGCCTCATTATACCCCTTTTCTTTTGCCTCGCAGCTTGCAAATATTGAATTTACATAGTGCCCGCAAATCTTGCATTCCGAATATGTAGTCTTGGGGTGTATCCTGATAAATTTAGATGTCTTGACCTTTACAGCGTCCTCTCCAAGGTAAGCGCCCCATGGCCACACCGCAATTGAGCAGTTGACAGGCGCACCATGCGGATCAAGCCCCATCTTTCCGTATCCATAAAAGAATATGGGCCTTATATAGCCAGCCTTAACACCATTCTTTACTATTGTCTCCACAACAGCATTGTTTATTTCCTCTTCACTGAATTGGACATCCATAAAAGTTTTTTTAGCTCCGTTAAATAATCTTTTTGTATGCTCTTTTAGCCTGAAAACCGCCGCACCTTTATCGGTTTCATAAAATCTTATGCCTTCAAAGACACCCATTCCGTAATGAAGCGTATGTGTAAGGACATGTATCTTCGCATCCTTCCAGTCAATGAATTTGCCATCCATCCAGATATATTTTGTTTCGTTCATTTTTATCATAAAACCGCCGCTAATTTAAAAATATTATGTTATAGAAGTTAACAAATCATGCCAGGAAAAACAATATCAGGGGAATAGTT is a genomic window containing:
- a CDS encoding divergent PAP2 family protein, with the translated sequence MQYLMKNKIFLAVILAAIISQLIKIVLNSVKYKKSISLADLIVTGGMPSTHSALVSSLFAIMLLETGLSPLTVVSIVLFIVVITDSMGVRRTAGEEAEALNKIIKTEKLKMQLLSYSAGHKPIQVLAGIAIGFFFAVLIYLA
- a CDS encoding branched-chain amino acid transaminase; translated protein: MNETKYIWMDGKFIDWKDAKIHVLTHTLHYGMGVFEGIRFYETDKGAAVFRLKEHTKRLFNGAKKTFMDVQFSEEEINNAVVETIVKNGVKAGYIRPIFFYGYGKMGLDPHGAPVNCSIAVWPWGAYLGEDAVKVKTSKFIRIHPKTTYSECKICGHYVNSIFASCEAKEKGYNEALLLDYKGNVAEGPGENLFIVNDGKLITPKLGNILEGITRKSIIQIAKDIGLGVEEKDIALEDIYNADEAFFTGTAAEVTAICSLDDKDIGRQCPGQITTKLKELFLEIAHGKNKKYENWLTYVHAK